The following proteins are encoded in a genomic region of Zea mays cultivar B73 chromosome 9, Zm-B73-REFERENCE-NAM-5.0, whole genome shotgun sequence:
- the LOC100276378 gene encoding AMMECR1 family has protein sequence MVVATEEMVVYCFDTLVAYFTGERPPPPAFEDGNHPLFVTWKKAANGSEPRLRGCIGTLESRQIVSGFRDYALTSALRDRRFPPIQSKELPTLECTVSILTDYEIAEDYLDWEVGKHGLIIEFTAPDSNTKHSATYLPEVAGHEGWTHVETIDSLVRKAGYQRIITESLRKKIKVTRYQSTLYTMHYGEYVAYLKKNRGAAPSISGAPPVVNGFKPSH, from the exons ATGGTGGTGGCCACGGAGGAAATGGTGGTCTACTGCTTTGACACCCTCGTCGCCTATTTCACCGGCGAGCGGCCGCCGCCTCCCGCCTTCGAGGATGGAAACCA CCCATTGTTTGTGACCTGGAAGAAGGCTGCCAATGGTTCAGAACCACGCCTCCGGGGATGCATAGGAACTCTGGAGTCCCGTCAGATTGTCAGCGGCTTTAGGGACTACGCCCTAACTAG TGCGCTGAGGGACCGACGCTTTCCCCCAATACAATCAAAGGAACTCCCAACCTTGGAGTGCACGGTATCTATACTCACTGATTATGAAATTGCAGAGGACTACCTCGACTGGGAG GTTGGAAAGCATGGTTTAATTATTGAATTTACAGCTCCAGACTCCAACACAAAACACAGTGCGACCTATTTGCCTGAAGTTGCGGGCCATGAAG GTTGGACACATGTAGAAACTATTGATTCACTCGTGAGGAAGGCAGGTTACCAGAGAATCATCACTGAGTCCTTGAGGAAGAAAATCAAAGTCACTCGCTACCAGAGCACCCTGTACACGATGCACTATGGTGAATATGTTGCGTACCTCAAGAAGAACAGAGGTGCAGCCCCGTCAATTAGTGGGGCTCCTCCTGTAGTTAATGGCTTCAAGCCAAGCCATTGA